CTCAAAGATGGCAAAATTAGGCTCAAAAGCCTGATGATTTTTTTGCAACTTATCCTTTGAAGTTGAGTTGATAAAAAATGCTTTACCTATTTTCTTCCCTTTGTGTCCTTTGCGTTACTACTTTGTGCCCTTTGTGGTTTATCCTTTTTTAACCGCAAAGAACGCAAAGAAATCGACCGCAAAGAACACAAAGATTAAAGGAGAAAGGAATCATAGAAAATTCACGAAACTCCAGAGAGTTAAAAGAGTTAATAGAGTTAAAAGAGTTAAAGGAATTTTAGCAATTAACTTTTCCAACTCTTTAAACTCCTTAAACTCCCTAAACTCCCTAAACTCCCTAAACTCTCTAAACTCCCTAAACTCTCTAAACTCTCTAAACTCTCTAAACTCTCTAAACTCTATTTTAATACTATACCAAAAATAGTCTTAATTGTCAATAAAATCTTTTATCTTTTTTTTAAATTATTTAGTTCTTCTTTTGCCTCTTTATTAGCAGGATTTATTTTTAAAACAGTTTTCAACTCCTTTTCTGCCGAGGCAATGTCTCCTTGATTTTTATGAATCTTCCCTAATTTATAATGGGCTATCTCTGAATTGCGGTTTAATTTAAGTATTGCTTTATATTCATCTTTCGCATGCTCCATCAAATCCTGTTGATAATAGAGTTCACCCATCACTGTCCGAATTTTAATACTAATAGCCTTATCCAAATTTGGTATATTAACCGCATTACGAAATGCAGATAAAGCATTATTAGGCATTCCCTTTACTTTATATACCCAGCCAATATTATACCAGGCAGAAACATCATCAGGATTAAGTGTTTTAGCCTGCGTATATTCCTCAATAGCATCATTATACAACCCTTTTTTGAAGTAAATATGTCCTAAATAAATATGTGTTTCTGGAGTTTCAAATTTCCCTTTTAATGATTTTTTTAATGCAGATTGAGATTGCTCGTAATAATCTTTTCCCTTTGCGTATCTACTTAACTTAAAATATGCTATCCCACATTGATAATGAACCTGAGGTGAGATTTTCTCCTCTTTTTCATCTAATTTAATTGCATTTTGATAATATTTAAGGCTATTTTCAAGTAAAATCACTACTTCTTTTTCATTTCCCTTGAGTTCTTCCTCCAGTGCTTTATGATAATAACACTCCGCCAATGAAATATATGCCTCGATATTAGCCGGGTCTTTTTCTAATATCTTTTTGTATTTTAAAAATATATCTTCTTTGGGAGTATAAGTCTTACTTATCCCTAAAAATATAAGGCTGATGAAAATAAGAAGTAAGATTATTTTTATAATAAAATTAGGTCTTTTGTCTTTACCTCGATATATACTTTTTTTACGGACCGGGCTATATACTCTCATTGTTACTCCTTGATTGAGCAGAAGTTTTCTGCCCTCTATCTTCGGAACGAACCTGGGTGTTCCACCTCTTTATAAACCTCTAAAGTTCTTTTTGCAATCTCTTGCCAGGAATATTTAAGGGCGGTGGTAATCGCTTCTTTAGAGATTTGAGTCATTAGTTGTTTATTGTTGAGCAACAGGTTTATTTTTGAGGCTATTTCTTGCGGTGAAGTTGGGTCATCAAGCAATAAACCACTTTTACCATCTTGTATTAATTCAGCCGCACCGGCAATTTTACTTGTAATCGTTGGAAGTCCTGCGCCTAATGCCTCGATAATTACCAGACCAAATGGTTCATCTAAAGTTGGAAAGCAAAAAATATCAGCCGCAAGAAAAAACTCCGCTACTTTTGAGGAAGCCCCGGCGAAAATAACCTTTTCCTTAATTCCTAATTTATCCGCAAGTCTTACAAAATCTCTTTCATCGGATGAACCAACTACCAGAATTTTAGCCTTATCATTATTAACCAGGGGTAATGCCTCAATAAGGTATCTTAATCCTTTTCGTTTAAATTCATTGGCTACAAATAAGATAATTATATCTTCTGGCGAGAAACCATATTTAATATTTATATTATTTCTAAAAGCCTGTTTTTTTTCGATATTAAATTCTGTAAAATTCACTCCATGAGGGATAATAACAAAATCTTGCTCCGGGACATTATATTCGTTAATAATTTCTTTTTTAGTTACCATAGAAATAGCAATTATTTTTTTATAATTACCCGATTTAAAAATAAATTTTTCATTAGCCAGGACAATTAAATTTAAGGGATTGAGCCTGGTATTTTTAAGGAAGTTGCCAATTCCTTTCCCTGATTTACGAGCCTTTTTAACCGCGGCTTTATGACAGCTGTGGGTGGTATAAACATCAAAAGGCACAAAGCAATCTCCTTGCGTATGAACTATATCAAAATTCAAGGTATTGATTTTCAACTTAGACATTAAAGCAAAACTATAAACCTGTAATATGGTGGCTAATCCTTTTTGCCTTCGTTTCAAGAAGAAATTACCTTGAATCATTGGGATTTTATGAAAGATAAACTTCTCTGTTGAAATATCCTGGCAGGAATTAGCAAATAGATGAATCTCATGTTCCTGACTGAGAATCTCAACTAATTCTCCAACATATCGTGAAATTCCACCACTTTTATTAACTATTCTCCCAATAAATGCTATCTTCATAAAAAAACTCTTTTCAGGCAGATTCGCTGTTAGTCTTCTGCCCCTTGTAAGACAATTGTTAATTCACCCTTCGGTAGAGTTAAATTAAGTTTTTCAATCACTTCGCTTATCTTTCCTCGAAGGACTTCTTCAAATTTTTTTGTCAATTCTCGCATCACCGCTATTTGTCTATCTCCAAGAATTTCTAAGATATTATTTAGACTCTTGAGGATACGGTGCGGGGATTCAAAAAATACCACCACCCTTTTTTCTTCCTTTAATTTTTTGAGAAGTCTTATGCGGTTTTTGTGAGTAGATGGCAAAAATCCTTCAAAGATAAAATGTTTTGTCGGGAAACCTGAAATGACTAATGCTGTAAGAATAGCTGTTGGCCCCGGAATTGGAACTATTCGTATTTTATTTTCTATTGCCTGACGGACTAAATCATACCCCGGGTCCGATACGCCAGGCATCCCGGCATCAGAAACTAAAGCTATATCTCTACCTTTTTGTAATAAGTTAATGAGATACTTACCTTTTTTAAACTTGTTATGTTGATAGTAAGAGGTAATTTCAGTTTTGATTTGATAATGATTTAAAAGTTTTTTTGTAACCCTTGTATCTTCAGCGGCAATTAAATCTACTTCTCTGAGGACGCGCAATGCCCTTAAGGTAATATCTTCTATGTTTCCAATTGGAGTCCCACATAGATAAAGTGTTCCCTCTGATACTTTTTTATCCATAATTTTATCTATTAAATGATGATGTTGTTAATTATATCATAACTATACCTACCTTTGTCAAGAAACTTTTACGATAACCTGTGATTCAGACACTGGACATCAGACACAAGACTATAGACTCTCATAGTGTAAGTGTAAGTGGAAGTGAAAGTGAAAGTGAAAGTGAAAAACACATTCCCTTCCACTTCCACTTCCACTTCTTTTAAGCCTTCATTCTTCTGCAATTTCTGCCCGTTTCAGTCTGGGATCTGATGTCTATAGTCTACTGTCTGAATCACAGTACGATAACGAGATATTATTTAACAGAAACAGGCAACAGATAAACAGAAGTGGCTTTAAATATTAAATAAACTTCAGAACCTGATTTTAGTTCCAGTGAAATTACTGATTGTTTTGTAACAAGAGAAGTTAGTGATAAATTATTGCAACTAACCTCAACAGAATAAATTGCGCCAATATTCTCAATTTTTTTAATTTCCCCTTTAAAGCAGTTGCGGGCTGAGGAAACAATGGGAGTTTTTGAAATTAAGATATCTTCAGGCCTTATAATTCCTGTCACCTTACCGGATAATATATTATTTACAACATTTATTTTTAAGCCACCGGCCAAAAGATAAGTTTCTTCCCTTTCTTTTAAAATCTCACCTGAAAATATATTTTCTGAAAGTGAAAATTCAGCAATATCTAGGGATAATGGAGTCTCAAAAATATCTTTACTACTTCCTTCCTGAATAATTTCTCCGTTTTTTAAAAAAAATATTTTATGAGCAAAATGTTTTGCTTGAAGTAAATTGTGAGTAGTAAGAATTATTGTTTTTTTTGATTGGACAAGTTCACAAATAATCTCTTGAATCCTTTTTGTACTTATTGGGTCTAAATTATTTGTTGGCTCATCAAGAAGGAATAAATCAGGATTAACCATCAAAACTCTGGCAATTTGTAATCTCTGTTTTTCTCCACCTGAAAGTTTTTTGGCATCTTTGTCTATTTTATCAGACAATCCAGTCCTATGAATTATCTCTTCGATTTGAGGTTTTTCAATCTTTAATTTGCGATAATTCAATGGATAAATAATATTCTGGTAAACAGTTCCTTCTAAAATAATTGGATTCTGAAAGACAAACCCCATTTTTCGTCGGCAATTCAATTTATCTCTTGAGGTAAATTTAGCCGAAGAATTTCCGTTATAAAATATCTCTCCTGAAGTAGGTTTATCAAGAAGTCCGATTATTCTTAAAAGCGTGGTTTTACCTGCACCATTTGGACCAATGAGGACATTTATATTTTCAGGTCCAAAATTTAAGTTTATATCTTTTAAGATATTTAATCTACCAATTTTTTTATTTAGACTTTTTATTTTTATATTCATTTTCCCTGTATTATTTGTAAAAGTATATTTATAATTACGGCTATAAAAAGAAGCACAATACCTATGGCAATACCTGTTTCAAAATTCCCTTTCATTGTCTCAAGTGCAATCGTTGTCGTCATAACTCTTGTCTCGCCTTTTATATTTCCGCCTACCATTAAAGTCATACCCGTTTCTCCAATAATTCTTGAAAAGCCGGTAATTATAGCGGTCAGGAAGGCAAATTTTCCTTCTTTAATTAATATTAAAGCCATCTGAGACCTGCTTGCACCCAAAGAGTAAGCAACATCTTTGACATCTTTAGCAATTCCTTTTAAGGCAGAAAGAGAGAGGGCACAAATTATTGGTGTGGCAAGGAGTGCCTGAGCAATTATTATGGCCGAGGGTGTGAAAAGTAAGCCAAATATACCCGCAGGTCCTTTTCTTGATAAAAATATATAGACTAAAAGTCCAATCAATACTGCCGGGAGGGCAAGCCAGGTATTGATTATACCAACAAGGACTCTCTTGAATTTGAATTCTTTGACAGCAAAATACAGACCTATTGGTATTCCAAAAATTCCAGCAATAATAGTTGCACTTCCAGAAACTATTATTGAAAGAAGCACAATTTCAATTATTTCCTTTTTGGGAGGAAATAAAAGTAAAAATCCCTGTTTTATTCCTTCAAATAGATATTCCATTAGAATTTTACCACATCAGGAAAATAAAGTGGTTCTCCAAATTTTTTAATCCCAAAATTTTTAATAATTTTTTGCCCCTTATAACTTCTTATAAAATCTGCAAATTTTTGGGCTAACTTAAAATTTACCCAGGGAAATTTTGTTGGAGAAACAACGATTACTGAATACGGGTTATAAAGTATGGAGTCACCTTCAACAAGTATTTCAAGCCCATCAATCTCTTTTTTATGAGATAGCCAGGTGGCGCGGTCAACAAGGCAATATGCATTTTTCTCCTGTGCAATTCTTAAAGTCATCTCCATTCCTGTGCCACTTTCAATATAAAAGTCTCCAGATGGTTTTATATTTAATTGTTTCCATATAGTTAATTCTTTTTTATGTGTCCCTGAGTTATCTCCGCGTGAAACAAAAGGTGTTTTTGATTGATATATTTTTTTAAACGAATTTAAGGCTTTATCCTCTTTTATTCCCGCCGGGTCATTTTTAGAGCCTACAATTAAGAGATCATTATGCATCACATCAAGTCTTTTTAAACCATAACCATCCTGGACAAATTGTTCCTCAGACACCCTATCGTGAATTAAAAGAACATCAGCATTTCCATCCTTAGCCAGACGAATTGCCTGTCCTGTGCCAACCGCAATTACCTTAACAGAACAATCATATTTTTTCTCAAATGCAGGAATTAGCACATCAAATAGACCCGAGTCCAGTGTGGATGTTGTTGAAGTAAGAATAAGTTTTTGTTTTGCAAAAGATTGATTATTAAATACAACTAAACTAAAAAACATAAACAAGAAAGTAATTGAATGAAAGGTTTTAGGATTCATATTGTTATTTTCCTGATTTCTGCAATTCGGTTAAATTCTTGTTCAAATATATCCATTTTTTTCACCAGGAGAAACGGTCATGCCCCGCTGGGGCACAAAGAACGATGAAAATTAATGGGACACAGATGAACACAGATAACACAGATAAATTAAAGAATTAGATTTTTACCTTTGTGTCTTTGAGTGAGATATTTTCAAAAGAAATCTGTGTTCATCCGTTTAATCTGTGTCATCTGTGTTCTATTTATGCGACTATTTTCAGGGGAAATATTGAGGCATGAACTTGCCAACTTTACTCTTATCAACAGGTTAAGAATTAATTCTTTCTGCCCTTCACCATAGTATTATACCTAACTCATACCTTTTTGTCAAGATGAATTTATTGAATTCAATTCTTGGTGAAAAATTAGATAGAGGCTCATTATTCCTTATTTTTCTCTCAAAATCTTTACGAAAAATATTTTTTTCTATCTCTCCTAAACATAGGTGAATTCAGTCTCTAAAAATTCACCGAGAATTTCTGGATGAACTGAAATTTTACTTGACATCTATATTAAAATTTGATAGACTAAAGTTGGAAGATACAATTTAATCAATTACCAAAAGGAGGAAGAAAAAGATGTTAAGAAAGATTTTATATCTATCAATTTTTATTTTTTGCTTACCATTTTTAGCCTTTGGTGAGGAAACCACTTCCTCAATTATCACGGTGGGTAAGGTCTACACAAAATGGAAAGGATTTTTAAACATACCTTTCTGGACAGATGCAAATGTTTCTTTTAATGAAATTTCCCCAGTTACTTTACCCAAAGAGGTAACTTCTTTTCAAATCGGGTTAGATTGGCGTGGTGAAAATGAGACCCGCGCATCTCAAAAATGCACCATTATTACCCGCGTTGAGGCAGAAACCTATCCTAACTCAGGCAAGTGGACACTTTTATTTGAAGAGGCAAATGAAATGATAGGTCGAGGAGGAGTAATTGAGGAAAGCCCTATTGTAACCAGAAATATCCCGCAGGAAAAACCAGAAGTAAGGTATAAAATTACAGTTAGAGCGACTATGCCGCTTGGGCAAGAACAAAAACCTGATACTACTTATCTAACCGTGCTTCTTACCTCAAAGGCATATACGACTTACACCTCTATCCCGATTCTTCCTATAATGCTCCTTCATGACCCTAATGGTGATGAGAGTTACAGTGCTCTACAACCGAACACTTCTATTTCTCATTCATTAAGTATTAATTTAGCCGGGCTGGAGGCAAAAATAGAAAACCAACACAAGGTGTTTTTTGAAACACAAAAGGCTAAAATAGAGATTAATCCTATGTCACAAAATACAGTAATGATAAATTTTATCTCTAAAGAGGCGATAACCTCGGCTGTTTCAAAAGACCCTTGTTTAATTGGAACGGGTCTTGGAGATACTTATGTGGTGATTAAAGATTTACCCATAAAATTTAAGTTCTCAAAGGCATTTACTCCATCAGGGGAAGAGGAAAGGGCCTTTTCCTGCTGTATCGTTAGTCCACAGGAGGCTGGACTTTCTCCAGAGAGAGGATTTGATGTTGTCTTAATACCAGCCGCAGTTTTGCGTTCTTACGATAAAGAATGTCCAATCTTTGGCAATTGGGGACAATTAGGATTAGATGACCAGATGAGACAACAATTGATAGAGATGAATATAGGGTGGGATAATATGGTCTCTCCAGAGGAAAAAGATGATGTTATTGACCTCGGCGAGGGATATTTAAACTTTAAAGACCAAACAAGAAAAGTTTACACTCAAGTCTATTTGAACAAGGTTAGTTTTTTTTCAGAGATGGTCATAGAGCCCTATTTTGCAACAACAGCAGGGATTCCTGTCTCAAGAGATAAGATGCTTACCGCAATCATCTTAAATGAATCACCTGTAACTAAAAGTGTTCCAAAGGATAATTTAATCGTTACTTTAGAAGATGACGATAGACAAAATATCCCGGGTGATTTCTTTACTTATCAATTCTATCTGGATAAACGATTTGGCTCCTTATTAGTTATTACTAAAGATGATAAAACTAAACCTCAAACTTTAGATTCACTTTATACCCGAAGTTTCTCATCTAACCCTAAGGAATACTGGACACAAGACTTAAAAATCATACCCGTAGAGGTGTCAATTAATGGATTAGTTACTTCGACTACTGGTGAAGGAATTGGTAGTGTTAGTTTAGAGGTAAGGTTAGATGATAAGGTGGTAAAAGAGGTGATGACTAAAGCAGGGGGCACTTATACCATTGATGGATTAATACGAGGGAATAAGTATGTTTTGATACCAAATATCGCCGGGTATCAGTCTAAAACAATAGAAATAGAGCCTTTTTCATATAATGAATTAATCCGTGAAGTAAATGTAGTTTTAGAACCAATTGTGAAGGAGCTGTCACCAGAAGAAAAAGTTATAGTTGAACTACCACCTGCACCTGCACCATTAATTCCTGAACCTGTTCCTCCTAAACCTGAGATACCAGCTACAGTTACACCGCCAGCCCCTGAACCTATCATTCCTGAACCTGAGATACTGGCTAAGGAAGAAATATCTGAATTGTTAGTTAACAGCAATTTTTCATCCGCATTAGATGGCTGGAAATTAGTTAAGATTGGTGCAGGCAAGGAGATGTATGCCAAAGTCATCCGTAATGATTGGACCTATCCGTATGCCTTAGAGATTAAGCGCACAGGTTCTAACCGTGTTCGAGGCGAAATGGGTGTCCGACAGGTATTAAATAAGAATGTCTCTGGATATACTCAATTAGTGCTTAAGGCAGATGTTAAGGTAATTTCTTCCTCTCTTGCGAGTGATGATAAAGAAGGTGGAGTATATCCTCTATGTATTTCGATAGATTATGTTGATGTTAGCGGCAAACCTCATTTGTGGCGACACGGGTTTTTATACGCTCCAAAGATTAATTATCCAGATATAGGAGAACGGATTGTGCAGGATAAATGGTTTATCTACATCTCAAATAATTTATTGCAACTTACCCCCAAACCCAAACTGATTAAAGAGGTAAAGCTATCCGGTAGTGGTTGGGGATTTCACAGTCGTATTGCCAATGTGCAACTAACCTGGTCAAAAGAACCTGTATCGGTAAAGGAAGAAATTCCGTCTGAAGAAGAAAAACCTATTTCAGCAATAGAACCCACTCCGAAGCCGGAGTTACCTCCTGCTCCACCAGTAGAGCCAACCCCTGAACCTGAACTACCCTCTGCTCCAGTGGTTAAGGAGGAAATTCCCAATCTATTAACTAATGGTGATTTTTCATCAGAACTGAAGGAGTGGAAATTAGTTAAGATTGGTGCAGGCAAGGAGATGTATGCCAAAGTCATCCGTAATGATTTTACCTATCCGTATGCCTTAGAGATTAAGCGCACAGGTTCTAACTATGTTCGAGGTGAAATGGGCGTCCGACAGGTATTAAATAAGGATGTCTCTGGATATACTCAATTAGTGCTTAAGGCAGATGTTAAGGTAATTTCTTCCTCTCTTGCGAGTGATGATAAAGAAGGTGGAGTATATCCTCTATGTATTTCGATAGATTATGTTGATGTTAGCGGCAAACCTCATTTGTGGCGACACGGGTTTTTATACGCTCCAAAGATTAATTATCCAGATATAGGAGAACGGATTGTGCAGGATAAATGGTTTATCTACATCTCAAATAATTTATTGCAACTTACCCCCAAACCCAAACTGATTAAAGAGGTAAAGCTATCCGGTAGTGGTTGGGGATTTCACAGTCGTATTGCCAATGTGCAACTAACCTGGTCAAAAGAACCTGTATCGGTAAAGGAAGAAATTCCGTCTGAAGAAGAAAAACCTATTTCAGCAATAGAACCCACTCCGAAGCCGGAGTTACCTCCTGCTCCACCAGTAGAGCCAACCCCTGAACCTGAACTACCCTCTGCTCCAGTGGTTAAGGAGGAAATTCCCAATCTATTAACTAATGGTGATTTTTCATCAGAACTGAAGGAGTGGAAATTAGTTAAGATTGGTGCAGGCAAGGAGATGTATGCCAAAGTCATCCGTAATGATTTTACCTATCCGTATGCCTTAGAGATTAAGCGCACAGGTTCTAACTATGTTCGAGGTGAAATGGGCGTCCGACAGGTATTAAATAAGGATGTCTCTGGATATACTCAATTAGTGCTTAAGGCAGATGTTAAGGTAATTTCTTCCTCTCTTGNNNNNNNNNNNNNNNNNNNNNNNNNNNNNNNNNNNNNNNNNNNNNNNNNNNNNNNNNNNNNNNNNNNNNNNNNNNNNNNNNNNNNNNNNNNNNNNNNNNNATTAAGCGCACAGGTTCTAACTATGTTCGAGGTGAAATGGGCGTCCGACAGGTATTAAATAAGGATGTCTCTGGATATACTCAATTAGTGCTTAAGGCAGATGTTAAGGTAATTTCTTCCTCTCTTGTGAGTGATGGTAAAGAAGGTGGAGTATATCCTCTATGTATTTCGATAGATTATGTTGATGTTAGCGGCAAACCTCATTTGTGGCGACACGGGTTTTTATACGCTCCAAAGATTAATTATCCAGATATAGGGGAAAGGATTGAGCAGGATAAATGGATTATCTACACCTCAAATAATTTATTAGACCTTACACCCAAACCCAAACTGATTAAAGAGATAAAACTATCTGGTAGTGGTTGGGGATTTCACAGTAAGATTGCTAATGTAAAATTGATTGGGGAAAAAGGTTCTGAGCATAGATGAAAATATACCACCTGTCCTATCGGCTTATTTCAATTGCACAACTCAAAATAATTTGCAAAGGTGATTAATGTCTTATCTCGTTTTAGCCAGAAAGTATCGACCGAAGACTTTTAGTGAATTAATCGGTCAACCACATATTAAAGAAACCTTAAGCAATGCCATTACTTCTAATCGGTTAGCCCAGGCATACCTATTCACTGGTTCACGAGGCACGGGAAAAACTACAACTGCCAGGATATTGGCTAAATGTCTAAATTGCCTTAACGGGATGTCGATAACCCCTTGTGGTAAATGTTCTTCCTGCGAGGAGATTGCTGGTGGCTATTCAATGGATGTTATAGAAATAGATGGGGCATCAAATCGTGGAATTGATGAGATTCGAGAATTACGAGAAAGGGTTAAATTTCTCCCGGCTAAGGCAAAATATAAAGTTTATATCATTGATGAGGTGCATATGTTGACCAATGAGGCTTTTAATGCCTTATTAAAAACCCTCGAAGAACCACCTCCTCATGTTATATTCGTTTTTGCAACTACTGAACCTCATAAAGTTCCCCAGACTATTCTTTCAAGATGTCAACGGTTTGATTTTAAAAGAATACCAATATCTGAAATTTGTAAATTATTAAAACACATTGCAGAAGAAGAGAAAATCGAAATAGACGATTTAACATTAATTTCTATCGCCAAAGCCGCAGAAGGAAGTATGCGAGATGCAGAATCTATTTTAGACCAGGTAGTTTCTTATTGCGGGGATAAGGTTTCACAGGAGGATGTCGTAACTATCCTCGGCATAGTAAAACAAGAGGTGTTATTTACCTTTTGCGAGGCAATAATTGACGCCTCAGCAAATAAAATAATTCAACTCTTAAATGAAATAATTGATAAAGGATTAGATTTATCACAGTTTGTTCGTGAGTTGATGATGCATCTACGGAATTTACTTATAATTAAAACAGGTTGCCGTCCTGATTCAGTCATTGACCTGACTTCAGAAGGGATAAAATTATTAGAAAGCCAATCATCACAACTTGGACAGGAACAACTTTTAAATCTGATTGAAGCACTTCAAAAGGCAAATGAAAATATGCGATTATTTCCACTCCAGGCAAGATTAATATTAGAAATAGCCTTGATAAAGATGATTCAGGGAGATAAGCCCAGGATAGAGGAAGTGAAACAAGAGGTTGCTTGGACTCCGCCAAAAGAATTATTTGTGAAAGAACCAATAGAGGAGGTTAAAGCACCTGTTGTTGCCCCG
This portion of the bacterium genome encodes:
- the dnaX gene encoding DNA polymerase III subunit gamma/tau; the protein is MSYLVLARKYRPKTFSELIGQPHIKETLSNAITSNRLAQAYLFTGSRGTGKTTTARILAKCLNCLNGMSITPCGKCSSCEEIAGGYSMDVIEIDGASNRGIDEIRELRERVKFLPAKAKYKVYIIDEVHMLTNEAFNALLKTLEEPPPHVIFVFATTEPHKVPQTILSRCQRFDFKRIPISEICKLLKHIAEEEKIEIDDLTLISIAKAAEGSMRDAESILDQVVSYCGDKVSQEDVVTILGIVKQEVLFTFCEAIIDASANKIIQLLNEIIDKGLDLSQFVRELMMHLRNLLIIKTGCRPDSVIDLTSEGIKLLESQSSQLGQEQLLNLIEALQKANENMRLFPLQARLILEIALIKMIQGDKPRIEEVKQEVAWTPPKELFVKEPIEEVKAPVVAPSKEFENQSLEFSLEQIKNIWPEIRKNIKNEKPALDTCLALAEITDLVNQTIIIGFKRGDSFHKERIERLENKDFIQKQVKKITNCDLHIKTIFIDGASIEEGKTVVSPKVLDMVFKVFPEAQIIEG